One Rhodoferax sp. GW822-FHT02A01 genomic window, CAAGTTCCGCGAGGTCATGGCCTACGCCGACGCGGTGACCGTGTTGCGCAAGGGGCGTGCGGTGCACCACTGCCTGGTGGCTGACTCCAACCCCGCGCTGCTGGCCAAGGCCATGATGGGGGAGAGCGCCGCAGAGCCCGAGGTGGCGAGCGAGAAGCCGGTTGCTCTACCCACAGACACGCCTGCTGCGGCTGGTGCGCAGCCTGCGCTGTCGGTGCAAGGGCTGACCGCTCTGGGTGATCGTGGCACCCTGGCCTTGCACGGTGTGGACCTGCAGGTGCAGCCGGGCGAGATACTGGGCGTGGCCGGCGTGTCCGGCAACGGCCAGCGCGAACTGGTGGAGGCGCTGGTGGGCCAGCGCCCGCGCAGCGCGGGCACGGTGCAGGTGGGGGGCAACGCCTACAACGCCACGCGCGAAGAGAATCGCCGCTTCATGGTGCGCAGCCTGCCCGAGGAGCCCTTGCGCAATGCCTGCGTGGGCGATCTGTCGGTGGCCGAGAACATGGCCCTGCGCGACTTCGACCAACCGCCCCTGAGCCGCTCACGCTTTCTGGGTGGCATCCTGAGTTACGCCACCTGGCGCAGCCGCGCGCGCGATTGGATTGCCGAGTACGGCGTGAAGACCCAGGGCGAGAATGCGCCCATCCGCAGCCTCTCAGGCGGCAATGTGCAGCGTGCCGTGCTGGCGCGTGAGCTGGCCGGGCAGATCAATGTGCTCATTGCCGCCAACCCGGTGTTCGGGCTGGACTTTGCTGCCGTGCGCGACATCCATGAACGCATCGTGCAGGTCAAGAACCGTGGCGCCGGTGTGCTGCTGATCAGCGAAGACCTGGACGAGCTGCTGGAACTGTCGGACCGCATCGTGGTCATGAGCGAAGGGCGTGTGGTCTTCGAGACCACCGCCGCACAGGCCGACCGCCAGCAGCTGGGCGCGCACATGGGCGGCGGTCACCACTAGGGGGTGCACTCGCGCATCCCAAGCTGTCACAACGATATGGAACAAGCCATGGAAAACACACTCCTCAGCGTGAACGCAACGCCGTTTGCGTATCCCTTCGATCTGCAGAAGACGGCGCTGGTCATCATCGACATGCAGCGCGACTTTGTGGAACCCGGCGGCTTTGGTGAGACGCTGGGCAACGATGTGTCCTTGCTCACCGCCATCGTTCCCACTTGCAAGGAAGTGCTGACCTCCTGGCGTGCCGCCGGCGGGCAGGTCATCCACACGCGCGAAGCCCATCTACCAGATCTGTCGGACTGCCCACCGGCCAAGCGCAACCGGGGCAACCCCACGCTGCGCATCGGCGACGAAGGGCCCATGGGCCGCATCCTGGTGGCGGGCGAGCCGGGCAACCAGATCATTGATGAACTCATGCCCCTGGACTCCGAGATCGTCATTGACAAGCCCGGCAAAGGCATGTTCTATGGAACCGGTCTGCACGAGATGCTGCAGGAGCTGGACATCACCCACCTGATCTTCATGGGCGTGACCACCGAGGTATGTGTGCAGACCTCCATGCGTGAGGCCAACGACCGGGGCTACGACAGCCTGCTGCTGACGGATTGCACCGAGAGCTACTTACCGGAGTTCAAGGCATCCACCATCGCCATGATCCACGCCCAGGGCGCCATCGTGGGCTGGACGGCGCCCAGTGCACAGCTGCTGGCCGTGCTGGAGTAATTGCCATGCATTGCGAGTGGTAGAGTTTGTGGTGATGACTACAGAAACCGGCCAAACCTCACCCGCACCAGTGCCAGCGGCACGCTACTCGGTAGCTGACGATGTCTACGACAAGATCAAAAAGGATGTTGCCGAATTCCGGCTGATTCCCGGTGACCGGTTTACCGAAAACGAGTTGTGCCTGCGCCTGAAGGTGTCACGCACTCCAGTGCGCCAGGCCCTGTACCGGCTGCAGCAGGAAGGCTATGTGGAGGTGCTGTTTCGCAGTGGCTGGCGCGTGCTGCCGTTTGACTTCGACAAGTTCGAGCAGCTCTACGACTTGCGCATGCTGCTGGAGTTCGATGCGGTCAAGCGGCTGTGCGACGAAGGCGTTGCGCGAAGCCGCAAAGGTCAGGAACTGATAGACGGGTTGGCAGCGATTTGGCTGGTGCCCGCCAGTGAGCGCAGCCATGACACGGCACAAGTCAGCCAATGGGACGAGGAGTTCCACTGCGCCCTGGTGGAGGCCGCGGGCAACCAGGAGATCGCCCGGGTGCACAGGGAGGTGACAGACCGGATACGGATCATCCGGCGGCTGGACTTCACCAAACAGGCGCGCATCGATGCCACCTACGACGAGCACGCCAAGATTCTCAAGCTGATACAGCGCAAGCGCGGGGACCAAGCCGCCATGCTGTTGCGGGCGCATATCGAGACCAGCCAGTCCGAGGTGCGCAAGATCACTTTGCACCAGGTTTTCATGGCCCGGCAGGCCAAGTAACGCTGGCCCGGGAGAAGCGCCCACTTGCCTTGAAGTTCCCTCCTGATTTGGCCCCGACCGTCATTTTCCGGTCGTAGAATGAATCAGACCTACAAAGGAACGAATGGGAGATTCGCATAAAAAGGGGTTGTGGCTGATACGCACGCACTACCGCATGCGAATGGTGTCTCTCGCCCTGGTATTCATAGCCAGTTGTTTTCAGATCAGCGGCAAGGGGTATGGCCCGATCTCCTGGACCTTTCTGATAGCGCTGCTGCTGGTCTATCCCCATGTCCAGTACCAGCTTGCGCGCAGGTCCCAGACGCCCATTCTGTTTGCCATGCGCAGCCTGGTGCTGGACTCGGTCCTGCTGGGCGTCTTTTGCGCCTGCATCGAATTTTCCGACTGGCTGTGTTTTTCCGTGATCCTGGGTACCTTGAGCAACAACGCTGCCAACCGGGGATGGAAAAGCATAGGCAGTACCTTGCTGGCATTGGCCGTGGGCGCACTCACCGGGGTGGCGATGGGTGGATTCCATTTTTCTCCCGTAACCGTCTGGTCCGCCACCCTGGTCTGCACCGTGGGGCTGGCCGGATACATCCTGGCCGTGGGCAACTTTGCCTATACCCGCAATGCCCAGCTCAGGCTGGCGCGGGAGGAACTGAAAACACG contains:
- a CDS encoding ABC transporter ATP-binding protein → MSTRDVIPPQKPPTGALALETYELTKRFGSFTAMDHVSMRVEPGTVHALLGENGAGKSTLVKCVAGFQRAEEGSILIDGREQDIANPVVARELGIGMVYQHFTLAPGMSVAENLLLAGDQVPALINWKTKREDLKAFLATTPFTLDLDARPSELAAGEKQKLELLKQLYLKPRLLILDEPTSVLTPQEADEVLGHVRAFARSGQCSVIIITHKFREVMAYADAVTVLRKGRAVHHCLVADSNPALLAKAMMGESAAEPEVASEKPVALPTDTPAAAGAQPALSVQGLTALGDRGTLALHGVDLQVQPGEILGVAGVSGNGQRELVEALVGQRPRSAGTVQVGGNAYNATREENRRFMVRSLPEEPLRNACVGDLSVAENMALRDFDQPPLSRSRFLGGILSYATWRSRARDWIAEYGVKTQGENAPIRSLSGGNVQRAVLARELAGQINVLIAANPVFGLDFAAVRDIHERIVQVKNRGAGVLLISEDLDELLELSDRIVVMSEGRVVFETTAAQADRQQLGAHMGGGHH
- a CDS encoding GntR family transcriptional regulator, whose translation is MTTETGQTSPAPVPAARYSVADDVYDKIKKDVAEFRLIPGDRFTENELCLRLKVSRTPVRQALYRLQQEGYVEVLFRSGWRVLPFDFDKFEQLYDLRMLLEFDAVKRLCDEGVARSRKGQELIDGLAAIWLVPASERSHDTAQVSQWDEEFHCALVEAAGNQEIARVHREVTDRIRIIRRLDFTKQARIDATYDEHAKILKLIQRKRGDQAAMLLRAHIETSQSEVRKITLHQVFMARQAK
- a CDS encoding isochorismatase family cysteine hydrolase, with the protein product MENTLLSVNATPFAYPFDLQKTALVIIDMQRDFVEPGGFGETLGNDVSLLTAIVPTCKEVLTSWRAAGGQVIHTREAHLPDLSDCPPAKRNRGNPTLRIGDEGPMGRILVAGEPGNQIIDELMPLDSEIVIDKPGKGMFYGTGLHEMLQELDITHLIFMGVTTEVCVQTSMREANDRGYDSLLLTDCTESYLPEFKASTIAMIHAQGAIVGWTAPSAQLLAVLE